The following coding sequences are from one Alosa alosa isolate M-15738 ecotype Scorff River chromosome 13, AALO_Geno_1.1, whole genome shotgun sequence window:
- the nudt17 gene encoding nucleoside diphosphate-linked moiety X motif 17 isoform X1: MEKVRRILVHLSRDKGVPQCASFVQSITGHFARNCLDDDHVKVSCSLENNRFVLYESENGSLTQLRRAQFCPFKYLTETEAASLPDEILNRGVDVGVAILLQSSNQKVLLTRRAASLRIFPNVWVPPGGHVELDETLLDAGLRELKEETGLELDPNDVASQLLGLWESVYPPMLSRGPPKRHHIVTYMLLHCSLSHLQLQESLKPEPAEVSGCLWVDANLVKAIVAAVDGEEDPGPMPTNTPQSVSVMEVSPMGELSESAMSVSVLCNRAPAHGEDVERVSTGTKYALELWLKTLQSQG; this comes from the exons ATGGAAAAGGTTCGGAGAATCTTAGTTCACCTGTCTAGGGATAAGGGTGTGCCGCAGTGCGCCAGCTTCGTGCAG AGCATCACCGGGCACTTTGCGCGCAACTGTCTTGACGATGACCATGTGAAAGTGAGCTGCTCTCTTGAGAATAATCGCTTTGTTTTATATGAGTCTGAAAACGGAAGCTTGACGCAACTTAGG AGGGCGCAATTCTGTCCATTCAAATATCTGACAGAAACTGAGGCAGCTTCTCTCCCAGATGAAATATTAAACCGTGGAGTGGACGTTGGTGTCGCCATCCTCTTACAGTCATCAAATCAAAAGGTGCTACTGACCCGACGGGCTGCCAGTCTCAGGATTTTCCCAAACGTCTGGGTTCCACCTG GTGGTCACGTTGAACTAGATGAAACG TTACTGGATGCTGGACTGAGAGAGTTGAAAGAAGAGACAGGACTAGAGCTGGATCCTAATGATGTTGCATCCCAGTTGCTTGGCCTGTGGGAG TCGGTATACCCACCCATGTTGTCAAGAGGACCTCCCAAGAGGCATCACATAGTCACCTACATGCTTCTGCattgctcactctctcacctGCAGCTTCAG GAATCCCTGAAGCCAGAGCCAGCAGAAGTGAGTGGTTGCCTATGGGTGGATGCCAACCTGGTCAAAGCCATAGTAGCAGCAGTGGATGGTGAAGAGGACCCTGGCCCTATGCCCACTAACACGCCCCAGTCTGTTAG CGTCATGGAGGTCTCCCCCATGGGTGAACTGAGTGAGTCtgccatgtctgtgtctgttctcTGCAACCGAGCACCAGCCCATGGCGAGGACGTCGAGCGTGTCAGCACTGGCACAAAGTATGCCTTAGAGCTGTGGCTGAAGACTTTACAGTCCCAGGGTTGA
- the nudt17 gene encoding nucleoside diphosphate-linked moiety X motif 17 isoform X2 — protein MEKVRRILVHLSRDKGVPQCASFVQSITGHFARNCLDDDHVKRAQFCPFKYLTETEAASLPDEILNRGVDVGVAILLQSSNQKVLLTRRAASLRIFPNVWVPPGGHVELDETLLDAGLRELKEETGLELDPNDVASQLLGLWESVYPPMLSRGPPKRHHIVTYMLLHCSLSHLQLQESLKPEPAEVSGCLWVDANLVKAIVAAVDGEEDPGPMPTNTPQSVSVMEVSPMGELSESAMSVSVLCNRAPAHGEDVERVSTGTKYALELWLKTLQSQG, from the exons ATGGAAAAGGTTCGGAGAATCTTAGTTCACCTGTCTAGGGATAAGGGTGTGCCGCAGTGCGCCAGCTTCGTGCAG AGCATCACCGGGCACTTTGCGCGCAACTGTCTTGACGATGACCATGTGAAA AGGGCGCAATTCTGTCCATTCAAATATCTGACAGAAACTGAGGCAGCTTCTCTCCCAGATGAAATATTAAACCGTGGAGTGGACGTTGGTGTCGCCATCCTCTTACAGTCATCAAATCAAAAGGTGCTACTGACCCGACGGGCTGCCAGTCTCAGGATTTTCCCAAACGTCTGGGTTCCACCTG GTGGTCACGTTGAACTAGATGAAACG TTACTGGATGCTGGACTGAGAGAGTTGAAAGAAGAGACAGGACTAGAGCTGGATCCTAATGATGTTGCATCCCAGTTGCTTGGCCTGTGGGAG TCGGTATACCCACCCATGTTGTCAAGAGGACCTCCCAAGAGGCATCACATAGTCACCTACATGCTTCTGCattgctcactctctcacctGCAGCTTCAG GAATCCCTGAAGCCAGAGCCAGCAGAAGTGAGTGGTTGCCTATGGGTGGATGCCAACCTGGTCAAAGCCATAGTAGCAGCAGTGGATGGTGAAGAGGACCCTGGCCCTATGCCCACTAACACGCCCCAGTCTGTTAG CGTCATGGAGGTCTCCCCCATGGGTGAACTGAGTGAGTCtgccatgtctgtgtctgttctcTGCAACCGAGCACCAGCCCATGGCGAGGACGTCGAGCGTGTCAGCACTGGCACAAAGTATGCCTTAGAGCTGTGGCTGAAGACTTTACAGTCCCAGGGTTGA